From Triticum aestivum cultivar Chinese Spring chromosome 7B, IWGSC CS RefSeq v2.1, whole genome shotgun sequence:
AGAAGCAGCATCCGACCAGCACGCTCTCGGCTTGTTTATCGGATCACCTTGCGCCGGTCCTTGGCTCGCGGGGCCGTCAGCTGCTGGAGGCGCCCCGCGctcgatgacgacggcggcggcggcggcgggaccgtCAGGGCCGTTGCAGTTCTTCTTGCCAAAGGTGAGGAACCTCTTGAGCCCCGCCACGGTGTCCATCGGCGACTGCGGCATCCCGGCTACGGGGACGGCTTCGCTCCTCGAGGCACAGCATGTGCTCGGGAGGAACACTATGCTCTGGTGCTCGGCCTCCTCCACCTCATCCGCCTCCTCCCGTTTCATCCTCAGCATCGCCGCGTCTGCCTCCAGCAGCTCTTCCGTGgacagagctccgccggaaggcgGCGGGGTGGGGAGCGGGGAGCCGGCCGCTGAGGTGTCGAGCTCCGATCCATGGGAGAACGACGACTGCACGTTCGAGTACAGGGACCCGGAGCTCTCCTTGACGCTCGTGCCGGTCGCGTCAGATGCTGCTGCCATTGTCTCTGATGATGGCGATGATGCCATGGTCTCCGATGATGGTGATGATGCCATGGTGTCCTCGAAGACCTCAGCGGCTTCCTCGTCCCCAACCTGTTCGTGGTCTCTCTTGACGTACACGTAGCTCGGCTCGGTGTCGGAGTCACCGGTGATCTCCGCGTCGCCAAGCTTGTCACCAGATCGTGCGACCTCGCCGTCGCCATTGCCGTCCGCCTTGTTGTTGGAGTTCTTCGCTTTGGCGTCTGAGTGTTCGGAGCTTTGAACATCGTTGCGGTCGCTGTTTCCTAGCCTGGTCAAGAAATCGACCTGTCCGCGGCCAAGAGCCACCGACGGCGACGACGCGCGCGCGACGCCGTTGCCCGATCTCCTGGTGCGGTGAGGCCCGGGAGAAACGGCGGCCGCCGTCTTGATCTCTGCAAGAACGACCTGCTCGTGGAACCGGCTCCGCGCCGCGGCGATGGCGGCATCGGCGTCGCTTCTCGGCGCCGGAGCCGCGGCCTGCTTCACCTTCACACCACCCGCGCCGCCGTCGTAGCTGGCCCGCGGGGGCTGGAAGCGCGGCGGCCGCGGGCTCTCCCCCTTTacggaggatgaggacgaggaggagacgcTGCCGCGCTCCTCCTTGCTGCTGTCCTTGAGCGAGCTCCTGGTCCGCGACAGCGTCTTGAGCGGCCTCGGCGTCGCGGCGGTGGACGGCGGTGGCATCCTGTTCTCCTTCCGGGGAGTGGTGGGTGGCTCCGGGTGGGACGCTCGGCGGCTGGAGGGTAGCCTCGGGCTTGCCGCCGCCGGTGACGGCGATGCCGTGGCGCTCCTGAGACGTGGGAGCTTCATGGCAGGGATGCATTTTGGCGTGGCAGGGGAGGCTGGCTTCTCGATGCTCCGGGGCTTTTGCTGCACGAAATGAGAGAATTAGACAAGAAAATACAGTATGGCTTCTTAATCTGAAAAAGTGATACTCCCtttctctcagtttacagggcgtgcgcgtacatctaggttgtcaatttgaccaacctaatacaagtcatatattacaaaaaatataccaatataaactttagatgttctattttcaaatgaTCTATTTTTTGTGTTATATAATTTATATTAGgttgataaaattgacaacctaggtatacgcgtaggacttgtaaactgagacggaggtagtagaaaactagtactactactagaaggTGTGTAAATTTTGTCTGAAATCAAATGAAGCAAGATTTATTAAAAAAAATAAGAACAATTACAAACTAAATGGACATAATACGAAAATATAATTTATTATATACTGTATTTAGTAGTACTAATCTGGTATTGTGGTTATTTGTAATTTTTGCtgcaaacttggtcaaagtttgcattgtttgacttcagacaaattttATTGGCTTTATTTTCAAGTACGGGGGAAGTGCAAGTCCATGAGCATCAGAACTAATTGGTGAAAATAACCTCCAATGAATTTAAAGTTTAAACCTAGTAGAAAACCTCCACATGCAATATTTCGCTTATGTGTTTGCAACATTCTCCCTTTGTTAAAATTGGCTGCAACACTGAGCTCTAACTCGAGCTAGAGCTCCATCATATGGCCATGGCAGCTATTCACGCCAGGGATTTTGTTAGTAGCCATGGCCATGAGCTCTCCTGGAGGGGTCAGCTACGCCGCATCTTTTTCATGCCTCTCCTTGGTTTCTTAAATTTTGATTACATCAGAAAGCAAAGGCATGCACATCTACACGAGAACGGCATTTTCGAGCTCGGCCTTCATGTAGGCCGGGTTTTTTTAATTCAAAATTCATACTTTTTGGTTTCAaaaaattctgcaaaaaattgTACAAGTATAGAAGCATGTGATGtgtatgtgtgtaaattttcaggatgaaataccttgagaTGCGATCTGTGCAAAAAgaacaaattcatgaacttttgggatgaatagtatcatgtttTCAAAAGCCATAGATTTGTCTgttttgcacagccctcatttcaacatatttcatcctgaaaatttacgcacatgtgtgttatgcctccaTGTATGCCTCTATTTTTTTCGAATCTtctgaaatgtaaaaatatgaattttttggaattttgaaCTTTTTAAAACCCGGCCTCCACggaggccgagcaccaaaagcaaTTTTCGCACCTACACATGCAATATTTATAGGCATCTCAAGTTTCCAATTACCGGAAATTAACTTTCCCAGAGAGGTACGATGCAACAAGCAAAGGCATGGACACCTACTCTACTGAACCACATAATTCAAAAGCTACCTGATGAAAATTGCCTAGAGCTATCAAATTCCAATGAAATTCTACAAAAGGCAGCCGGTTAAGCCTAATAACAGTCCAGTAACCATATCAAATAACACCTGGCATGTTTCAACAACATTTTTGGTGCCGATGCTTGTCAAATTACTATCACTTTCTTGCCAGATTGTTAGCCACTTAATTGTCAGATCGTTGAAAGTCGGTATACGCACTAAAAGACTTGCTTCATGTT
This genomic window contains:
- the LOC123163133 gene encoding serine/arginine repetitive matrix protein 1, with the translated sequence MATTTMLPLPRGAHAADPLWAQAAELERQFEGYKRRLAERRDAAAAAAAAVSDRRRPDDGSHGAGEKEEEEDEEEEVGRGRRYEAYVRRRDEKLRQGWLARMERKEAEVKALWARLDGGRHRPGDGLAAAASPAREQKPRSIEKPASPATPKCIPAMKLPRLRSATASPSPAAASPRLPSSRRASHPEPPTTPRKENRMPPPSTAATPRPLKTLSRTRSSLKDSSKEERGSVSSSSSSSVKGESPRPPRFQPPRASYDGGAGGVKVKQAAAPAPRSDADAAIAAARSRFHEQVVLAEIKTAAAVSPGPHRTRRSGNGVARASSPSVALGRGQVDFLTRLGNSDRNDVQSSEHSDAKAKNSNNKADGNGDGEVARSGDKLGDAEITGDSDTEPSYVYVKRDHEQVGDEEAAEVFEDTMASSPSSETMASSPSSETMAAASDATGTSVKESSGSLYSNVQSSFSHGSELDTSAAGSPLPTPPPSGGALSTEELLEADAAMLRMKREEADEVEEAEHQSIVFLPSTCCASRSEAVPVAGMPQSPMDTVAGLKRFLTFGKKNCNGPDGPAAAAAVVIERGAPPAADGPASQGPAQGDPINKPRACWSDAASDDLDSSYVVSPHVRSLQSFVPLSPARSQLKEMALPAKSPRVPRSFFSFSSFKNRGN